ATTAAAAGAGAGAAGTATGAAGACACAAAAAAATACGTTGAAACGATTCAGTTTAACTCTGATAATTCTGAGCTTATTCTTAGATACATGTAATTCACTCCCAGAAAAACCAAAAAAAATTCCTCAAGATGATTACAGCTATTTAAATCAATACTTAAATACGTATATTCCCAAGCAGATGGACGAAGATTCAATCATAGGATTCAGCATTGGCGTTGTATCCGATAAAGAAATATTATATTCGAAGGGATTTGGATACTCAGATAAAAAAAATAAGATAAGGGTTACTCCGGATACGATTTTCAGAGTAGCTTCCATATCAAAAATAGTAAATTTGATAGTGACTATGAAATTGGTAGAGGAAGGGAAGTTAAACCTGGATTCAGATATTTTAAAGTATTTACCTGAACTCAAACTACAATCTAGATTCGAAAAATCGAAACCAATCACAATTCGTTCTATCCTCACACACCATTCTGGAATTCCTTCTGATCGAATGAAGGGATTTTTTTCTAAGGGAGATAGGGACTCACTGGAAAAATTAGTTTCTGACATAAAGGGGGAATATGTAAGTAATCCGCCAAATAAAATATATTCCTACTCAAATCTTGCCCATTCAATTTTAGGTCGTATAATAGAGAAAGTTTCTAATGACACGTATTCTAAAGTTGTTTCTCAAAAAGTTTTTCAACCTCTCGGAATGAATCATTCTTTTTACGAAGTAAAATCAGAACTTCAATCTAAATATTCAAAAGGATATGGGGATACGGATTTAAAGACTGAAATTGATGAGGCAAAACTTAGGGATTTACCAGCTGGTTTTTTAAATTCTTCTGTGAATGATCTTTCTAAATTAATTCAAATGTTTTTAAACAATGGGAAGATAGAAAAAAATACATTTTTGAAAGTATCAACTTTAGAAGAAATGTATAGAACGCAAAATGGTGGTAATCCGTATGACGACGAATTACAAATGGGTCTTGGATTTTTTCTAAACACTTTAGATTTAGGAGGTGATATATTTACATTGGAACATGGTGGGGATACTTTTTTATTTCACGCAAAATTAGGGATTCTTCCAAGGCAAAAATTAGGAGCCATTGTATTATCAAATTCTATTTCATCCGCTGCGTTGGTTCATCAAGTTGTGAAAAAGTCTTTAGAAATTTCTTTGGAAACAAAATTGGGGCATAAAAAGTCCTATTTAAGCGACCGAGACGGTAAAAAAGTGAATATGTCTTCTTACGCTGGTGTTTATCAAAATGGAAATTTATTGAAAGTCGAAGTGGAAAATGGAAAAGTATATTCCAGTCCTACATTTGGTGCACGTTTTATTTTGCCAGATAAAGAAGATGAGTGGCAAAGGGCAAATGTAAAATTGTTTGGGTTATTTAATAGTAACCCCGGGAATTTTTTCTTGAAATTTAAAACTGTTGGTGAAGACAAATTACTCTATATGAAAGTAGGTGGAACTGTTTTATTATGGGGAAGTAAAATTTCTCCGTCTCAAATAAAAATTTCAGACGTATGGAAAAAAAGGTTAGGAAAATATAAAATTCTAAATGATGATTTGAATCGTTCCAGTATGCTCGAAAATCCAGAACTTATATTAGAAAATGGATTTTTAGTTTTACAAAATAATGGAATACCGGTCGCAAATATAAAATTGAAACAAAAAATGGCACTATCTATTATAAATGAAAAAGAAGCTATTATTGCAGGTTTGGGACGAGGAAAGGGAGATACACTTCTAATAAAAAAAGTCGGGGATAAGGAGATATTAACCTTCTCCGGATATGATATGGAGAAGGTTAATTAATTTGATGAGTTTTTAAAAACGAATCCTTTACTGAATTGCGTTTTGAATGCTATTGAAAATTCTCTCTGACCAAGAACCACCGACTTTTACATATACGGCCGGTTCACCTAGAGGTGCTTTCACTTTGAAGTTACGTCCACCGATAATTGTTTTTCCGGTGAATACATGTTTCCATTGTCCCTTAGGGAAATATCCAGTAACGTCTTCCTCGCCTTTTTCGTAAACAGGAATTACTAATAAATCTTCCCCAACCATGAATTGGTATTTTAAATCGTAAGTGTTTTTGTCTGAAGGGTAATTTAAGTAAGGGTGACGAATTACTGGATAACCTTTTTCTTTGGCTTCAGTTACAAGGTGCGCAAAATAGTCTTTTAACGCATAATGAATTTTTCCATATCTTGCAAATGATTTGGTTATGTAGATGTCTGTGTAAACCTGATTAAAACGAGAAGGAACGTTTCCCTCATGGGTACGGAAAATAGGAGTAAATGCATTTAATTCAGCCCATCTTCTGTTTAATTCTTCTGTTCTATCATAAGAAGGAAAATACCATGGAGGATTTTTTAATCCAGTGTAACCACCAATATCACTGTGGTTAATTGCGATTCCGCTGATACCACCTGAATTTAATCCGACAATAGTAGAGGCTAATCCATCGTTAACTCCAAAGGATACCATTTGATCTCCTAACCAGAATGCACTTGAATAACGATTTGATCCAGTGTATCCGGCGCGCGTAAAGAATACAATTTCTCCTTCCTTACCTGCTTCTCTAATTGCTTCTCTATTGATTCTTGCCCAATCGACAGGATAAAGATTATGATACACTTCTGCAGAAATTCCACTGTGAAGTTTTGCGTCATACGGAAGCCATTCTCCGAAATCGGCCATCCAACCAGAAAGTCCTTGCTCGATCATATTTTTCTTGATGATATTTTTTGTCCAAGTTACAGCTTCTGGATTAGTTAAATCAATTAAGTAAGCAGGGAAACCAACAGTTTCAATTTTGTAATCTTCACCACTTTGATTTTTGACTAAGTATCCTTTTGTCTTAGCTTCTACAAGCATTGGATTTTTAAAGGAGTCCGGCTCTCTATCCGGTAAACACTTGTTAAATGGGATAAATCGTTTGTATCCGCAAGAGTTAGGCTGAATAATTGGTTGTTTTGTACTAGTTGGTTCATTTGTATCAGCTAAAAACGAATTGATATAACCTAATACTTTCACACCTTTTTTGTTCATTTCTGCCGTAAATTTTTTAAATTCAGGATAAGCTGGTTCTGGATTTCCTTCCGAATCTTTTAGTTCGGATTTTTCTTGTGCATACCATCTCCACTTGAGCTGATCTCCGAAACCAGTTACACGTCTGCCCACCCAGTCTTGAATCCAGAGCGCAGTAACGGGATTACCCGCTAGTTGGGCTTCTTCCACTTTTCTTCTTGCTTTTTCAGATCCACCTTGAATTCCAAGCCATGTACCATAAGCCCAATCTGGAAGTCCTTGGTAACGACCTGTTTTTGCAGTATAAAATTCTATAAGTTCGAGAGGGTTTTCAGATACCCAAATAGTTCCTTTTAAATTATTTTCCCAAAACAGTACTTTTACGTAATCATTTTGTTCAAAGTTAAATTTGGAGTAGGCACTATTTTCGAAATATACAGATCTATGTTGAGTAGAAATGTAATGCGGAATTGGAGCGTAACTGGTAAATTCATTTCCGCCTGCCCCTTGCGTTAAATTGGCACCAAACGTAATTGGTTGATCACCTCTACCAATTCCTTGTTCTTCCGTAAATAAAAAAGGCGATTTCCCTTTCATGTTAAAGTGGGTATACTGCTCTCCAAAACCAAAAAATTGTTCTTCCTTAACGGATTTATAAATTAGATTGATTCGGTTTATTTTTTTATCAGAAACGTTTATGAAAAAATTTAAACTTTGACTATTCTCTGCAGTTAAGATCATATCGTATTTAAAAAAACAATCTTTACCGTGAAGAATTCCTGAAATTTTTATTGCGGGAGGAATGTGTTCAATTGAGTCAATGGTTTGATTTTTACACTCTAAAGTATATTTGTCTTTAAAAGTAAAAGCGGCTAATTTGTATTTAACTTCTGGTTTGCCTACTCCAACGGTTATAAAAGGTTTGTCCAAAGGAAATTCTACAAACGAAAACTTTTCATTAAAAATTTTTAAGATTTTTCCGTCTATTATGTATTGAATATTGGAACCAACTTCTCCTTTTTCGGATACTTCTTTTAGAATACTCAGGCTCTCTTTTGTAGAGCATTGCAGGTACATAGACATGAGCATACATAGTACTATTTTTTTGATCATAATAAACTCCTAGTTTTTGCTATCTTATTATTTCTTTTTGTCAATTCCACCGACTCTCGGCGCGGCAGATGCTGTTGCACTTGCTCCATAAAGGGAAACGGCTTGTTTGGGGAGATTTGATTTTCTCCATTCAAACCAGGAACCTTGGTAAGTGAGAACATCTTGGTAACCTACTTCTTTTAACATAAGAGCGCATAAACAGGATCTTGCGCCATTATAATCATATAATACGGTTGTTCTTTCTGGCATAAAAGGAAAACCTTGTAGTCTTTTAATAAATATTTCGCGGCTAATGACAAACCCCTCCTGATCATAGAAAGTTTGCCAATCCCATAGAAAAGCGCCGGGCAGTCTTCCGGATAACGTTCCAGGTTCGGGGCTAGTTAATCGTGGAAGTTTTCCATCGTATTCTTCTTTGGTTCTCGTGTCAAAAATTTGTAAACGAGTTAGATTTTTTTCCATGAATGCTTTGTCAACTACGCCGGGTAGAGGTTTGGGTTTCTCTGTTGGTTCAAAATCCATTGTGTGGGCACCTTTTTCTGTTTCCC
This sequence is a window from Leptospiraceae bacterium. Protein-coding genes within it:
- a CDS encoding beta-lactamase family protein, whose product is MKTQKNTLKRFSLTLIILSLFLDTCNSLPEKPKKIPQDDYSYLNQYLNTYIPKQMDEDSIIGFSIGVVSDKEILYSKGFGYSDKKNKIRVTPDTIFRVASISKIVNLIVTMKLVEEGKLNLDSDILKYLPELKLQSRFEKSKPITIRSILTHHSGIPSDRMKGFFSKGDRDSLEKLVSDIKGEYVSNPPNKIYSYSNLAHSILGRIIEKVSNDTYSKVVSQKVFQPLGMNHSFYEVKSELQSKYSKGYGDTDLKTEIDEAKLRDLPAGFLNSSVNDLSKLIQMFLNNGKIEKNTFLKVSTLEEMYRTQNGGNPYDDELQMGLGFFLNTLDLGGDIFTLEHGGDTFLFHAKLGILPRQKLGAIVLSNSISSAALVHQVVKKSLEISLETKLGHKKSYLSDRDGKKVNMSSYAGVYQNGNLLKVEVENGKVYSSPTFGARFILPDKEDEWQRANVKLFGLFNSNPGNFFLKFKTVGEDKLLYMKVGGTVLLWGSKISPSQIKISDVWKKRLGKYKILNDDLNRSSMLENPELILENGFLVLQNNGIPVANIKLKQKMALSIINEKEAIIAGLGRGKGDTLLIKKVGDKEILTFSGYDMEKVN
- a CDS encoding thiosulfate sulfurtransferase produces the protein MSNWNFLKTTIEKDDFIIDCRNQSAYEESTIKGAYYFPFIKKAFGSDTESQKKMYTPLKAIMGLISDSGKSRVIVFDEGMGMFSARMVFLLRSIGFKESYMLALKWPFEGETEKGAHTMDFEPTEKPKPLPGVVDKAFMEKNLTRLQIFDTRTKEEYDGKLPRLTSPEPGTLSGRLPGAFLWDWQTFYDQEGFVISREIFIKRLQGFPFMPERTTVLYDYNGARSCLCALMLKEVGYQDVLTYQGSWFEWRKSNLPKQAVSLYGASATASAAPRVGGIDKKK
- a CDS encoding alpha-glucosidase, coding for MIKKIVLCMLMSMYLQCSTKESLSILKEVSEKGEVGSNIQYIIDGKILKIFNEKFSFVEFPLDKPFITVGVGKPEVKYKLAAFTFKDKYTLECKNQTIDSIEHIPPAIKISGILHGKDCFFKYDMILTAENSQSLNFFINVSDKKINRINLIYKSVKEEQFFGFGEQYTHFNMKGKSPFLFTEEQGIGRGDQPITFGANLTQGAGGNEFTSYAPIPHYISTQHRSVYFENSAYSKFNFEQNDYVKVLFWENNLKGTIWVSENPLELIEFYTAKTGRYQGLPDWAYGTWLGIQGGSEKARRKVEEAQLAGNPVTALWIQDWVGRRVTGFGDQLKWRWYAQEKSELKDSEGNPEPAYPEFKKFTAEMNKKGVKVLGYINSFLADTNEPTSTKQPIIQPNSCGYKRFIPFNKCLPDREPDSFKNPMLVEAKTKGYLVKNQSGEDYKIETVGFPAYLIDLTNPEAVTWTKNIIKKNMIEQGLSGWMADFGEWLPYDAKLHSGISAEVYHNLYPVDWARINREAIREAGKEGEIVFFTRAGYTGSNRYSSAFWLGDQMVSFGVNDGLASTIVGLNSGGISGIAINHSDIGGYTGLKNPPWYFPSYDRTEELNRRWAELNAFTPIFRTHEGNVPSRFNQVYTDIYITKSFARYGKIHYALKDYFAHLVTEAKEKGYPVIRHPYLNYPSDKNTYDLKYQFMVGEDLLVIPVYEKGEEDVTGYFPKGQWKHVFTGKTIIGGRNFKVKAPLGEPAVYVKVGGSWSERIFNSIQNAIQ